In one Dama dama isolate Ldn47 chromosome 5, ASM3311817v1, whole genome shotgun sequence genomic region, the following are encoded:
- the CMKLR1 gene encoding chemerin-like receptor 1: protein METEDYNTSYEDYPDDLDPIVVLEELSPLEGRVVRIFLVVIYSIICLLGILGNGLVIIIITCKMKRTVNTIWFLNLAVADFLFNIFLPIHIAYAALDYHWVFGTAMCKISNFLLIHNMFTSVFLLTVISFDRCVSVLLPVWSQNHRSVRLAYTACLVIWVLAFFLSSPSLVFRDTARLHGKISCFNNFSLSAAGSAPWPAHPQVDPVGSGRHMVVTITRFLCGFLVPGLITTACYFTIVYKLQRSRLAKTKKPFKIILTIIVTFFLCWCPYHAFYLLELRRGSVPPSVFSLGVPLATAIAIANSCMNPILYVFMGQDFKKFRVALFSRLVNALSEDTGHSSYPSHRSFTKMSSMNERETGML, encoded by the coding sequence ATGGAGACTGAGGATTACAACACCTCCTACGAGGACTACCCCGATGACTTGGACCCCATCGTGGTTTTGGAGGAGTTATCTCCCCTGGAAGGTAGAGTGGTCAGGATCTTTCTGGTGGTGATCTACAGCATTATCTGTCTCCTCGGGATCCTGGGCAATGGCTTGGTGATCATCATCATCACCTGCAAGATGAAGAGGACGGTGAACACCATCTGGTTCCTCAACCTGGCCGTGGCCGACTTCCTGTTCaacatcttcctccccatccacaTCGCCTACGCCGCCCTGGACTACCACTGGGTGTTTGGGACGGCTATGTGCAAGATCAGCAACTTCCTGCTCATCCACAACATGTTCACCAGCGTCTTCCTGCTGACCGTCATCAGCTTCGACCGCTGCGTCTCCGTGCTCCTCCCCGTCTGGTCCCAGAACCACCGCAGCGTCCGGCTCGCTTACACGGCTTGCCTGGTCATCTGGGTCCTGGCTTTCTTCTTGAGTTCCCCATCCCTTGTCTTCCGGGACACGGCCCGCCTGCACGGGAAGATATCCTGCTTTAACAACTTCAGCCTGTCAGCCGCCGGCTCTGCCCCATGGCCCGCTCACCCCCAGGTGGACCCGGTGGGCTCTGGCCGGCACATGGTGGTGACCATCACCCGCTTCCTCTGTGGCTTCCTGGTGCCAGGTCTCATCACCACCGCCTGCTACTTCACCATCGTCTACAAGCTGCAGCGCAGCCGCCTGGCCAAGACCAAGAAGCCCTTCAAGATCATCCTGACCATCATCGTCACCTTCTTCCTCTGCTGGTGCCCCTACCACGCGTTCTACCTCCTGGAGCTCCGTCGCGGCTCCGTGCCTCCCTCCGTCTTCAGCCTGGGCGTGCCCCTGGCCACCGCCATCGCCATCGCCAACAGCTGCATGAACCCCATCCTGTACGTCTTCATGGGTCAGGACTTCAAGAAGTTCAGGGTGGCCCTCTTCTCCCGTCTGGTCAATGCCCTGAGTGAGGACACAGGCCACTCCTCCTACCCCAGCCACAGGAGCTTTACCAAGATGTCATCCATGAATGAGAGGGAGACTGGCATGCTCTGA